In the genome of Hymenobacter cellulosivorans, one region contains:
- a CDS encoding alpha-N-arabinofuranosidase, producing MLNLKRLMAAAGLTLAAANLTFAQTVRLTVQPGDPKLQISKDIYGHFAEHLGRCVYDGFWADPGLNVPKQGRIRMDIVEALRKIKVANLRWPGGCYADAYHWRDGVGPTAQRPHTINTWWGDAVEDNSFGTHEFLELCKLLGTEPYLAANVGSGTVQEMANWMEYLNSNADTPLTQQRKQNGHPEPYGVTMWGIGNESWGCGGNMTVDYYTDVYKRYATFAHNYPGSPKLKRIVSGANGDDANWTETCMKKIPLDQMWGLTLHQYTLPTGSWTGSKGAATGFDEAQYFNTMKNCLKMEAVVTKHAAIMDKYDKDKKVALLVDEWGVWTDVEPGTNPGFLYQQNSLRDALVAGTTLNIFNNHCDRVRGANLAQAVNVLQALILTDKEKMLLTPTYHVFDLYQVHQNAQYLPLQFQSPEYTLNGDKLPALNASASKDASGAVHISLVNLDTKKALQLETALSGVTWKTVSGRILTSSNVNDYNTFDKPSKVKLATFNGAKKRGGNLAVELPPQSVVVLEVK from the coding sequence ATGCTCAACTTAAAGCGCCTCATGGCGGCAGCTGGCCTCACGCTGGCCGCGGCTAACCTGACTTTTGCCCAAACGGTACGCCTGACCGTGCAGCCCGGAGACCCGAAGCTGCAAATCAGCAAAGACATTTACGGGCACTTCGCCGAGCACCTGGGCCGTTGCGTCTACGACGGTTTCTGGGCTGACCCCGGCTTGAACGTGCCCAAGCAGGGCCGCATCCGCATGGATATCGTGGAGGCCCTGCGCAAGATCAAAGTGGCCAACCTGCGCTGGCCCGGCGGCTGCTACGCCGACGCCTACCACTGGCGCGACGGAGTAGGGCCCACTGCCCAACGTCCCCACACCATCAACACCTGGTGGGGCGACGCGGTGGAAGACAACTCCTTCGGTACCCACGAGTTTCTGGAGCTCTGTAAGCTGCTGGGCACCGAGCCGTATTTGGCGGCCAACGTCGGCAGCGGGACGGTGCAGGAAATGGCCAACTGGATGGAGTATTTGAACTCCAACGCTGACACGCCGCTGACCCAGCAGCGCAAGCAAAACGGCCACCCCGAGCCCTACGGCGTGACCATGTGGGGCATCGGCAACGAAAGCTGGGGCTGCGGCGGCAACATGACCGTCGATTATTACACCGACGTCTATAAGCGTTACGCCACCTTTGCCCACAACTATCCGGGCAGCCCGAAGCTAAAGCGCATCGTGAGCGGGGCCAACGGCGACGACGCCAACTGGACCGAAACGTGCATGAAGAAGATTCCGCTCGACCAGATGTGGGGCCTGACGCTGCACCAGTACACGCTGCCCACCGGCAGCTGGACCGGCAGCAAGGGTGCCGCCACCGGCTTCGACGAGGCCCAGTACTTCAACACGATGAAGAACTGCCTGAAGATGGAAGCCGTGGTGACCAAACACGCGGCCATCATGGACAAGTACGACAAGGATAAAAAGGTAGCCTTGCTCGTGGATGAGTGGGGCGTATGGACCGACGTGGAGCCCGGCACCAACCCCGGCTTTTTGTACCAGCAAAACTCCCTGCGCGACGCGCTAGTGGCCGGTACCACGCTCAACATCTTCAACAACCACTGCGACCGGGTGCGCGGGGCCAACCTGGCCCAGGCTGTGAACGTGCTGCAGGCCCTGATCCTGACCGACAAGGAGAAGATGCTGCTCACGCCCACCTACCACGTGTTTGACCTCTACCAGGTCCACCAGAACGCGCAGTATCTGCCCCTGCAATTCCAGAGCCCCGAGTACACGTTGAACGGTGACAAGCTGCCGGCGCTAAATGCCTCGGCCTCTAAGGACGCCAGCGGCGCGGTGCATATTTCCCTGGTCAACCTCGACACCAAAAAGGCTTTGCAGCTGGAAACTGCACTGTCCGGCGTGACCTGGAAAACCGTGTCGGGCCGCATTCTGACCTCAAGCAACGTCAACGATTACAACACCTTCGACAAGCCCAGCAAGGTAAAGCTGGCCACTTTTAACGGGGCTAAAAAGCGCGGCGGAAATCTGGCCGTGGAGCTGCCGCCGCAGTCGGTGGTCGTGCTGGAAGTGAAGTAG